In Lycium ferocissimum isolate CSIRO_LF1 chromosome 11, AGI_CSIRO_Lferr_CH_V1, whole genome shotgun sequence, a single genomic region encodes these proteins:
- the LOC132037191 gene encoding ubiquinone biosynthesis O-methyltransferase, mitochondrial, with protein MASKMVMNRLRSLYRISQLTDIRFDKLRHNNFKFPFCNQVKWRSYSEASQPIPTNPPSPNTSTNTTTSSLNEFELAKFSAISETWWDAEGPFKPLHLMNPTRLAFIRSTLCRHFRKDPNCTRPFEGLKFVDVGCGGGILSEPLARMGATVTGVDAVDKNIKIARLHADLDPQTSSIDYRCTTAESLVEEQRQFDAVLALEVIEHVADPAGFCKSLSALTIPGGATVISTINRSMRAYATAIVAAEYLLHWLPKGTHQWSSFLTPEELVLILQRASISVQEMAGFVYSPLTGRWSLSDDISVNFIAFGTKPANRDEPLD; from the exons ATGGCTTCAAAGATGGTTATGAACCGACTAAGATCCCTCTACAGAATCTCTCAACTCACCGATATTCGTTTCGATAAACTCAGACACAATAATTTCAAATTCCCATTTTGTAATCAAGTAAAATGGCGTTCTTATTCCGAAGCTTCTCAGCCAATTCCTACAAATCCTCCATCACCTAATACGTCTACAAATACAACTACAAGTTCTCTCAATGAATTTGAACTTGCCAAATTCTCAGCCATTTCTGAAACCTg GTGGGATGCAGAAGGACCCTTTAAGCCATTACATCTGATGAATCCTACAAGACTTGCTTTCATTAGGTCCACTCTTTGTCGGCATTTCAG AAAGGATCCTAATTGCACTAGACCTTTTGAAGGACTGAAGTTCGTTGACGTTGGTTGTGGAGGTGGAATCTTATCTGAG CCTTTGGCTCGAATGGGGGCAACTGTCACGGGAGTTGATGCTGTAGACAAAAATATTAAGATTGCGCGCCTTCATGCG GATTTGGATCCACAGACTTCCTCAATTGACTATCGGTGCACAACAGCTG AAAGCCTGGTTGAAGAACAGAGACAATTTGATGCTGTGCTTGCTCTAGAG GTGATTGAGCATGTAGCAGATCCTGCTGGATTCTGCAAATCGCTATCAGCATTGACCATTCCTGGTGGTGCTACAGTGATATCAACAATTAATCGTTCAATGAGAGCATATGCAACAGCAATTGTTGCAGCAGAGTATCTCCTACATTgg CTTCCCAAAGGGACACATCAATGGTCAAGCTTTCTAACACCAGAGGAACTAGTCCTTATTCTTCAGCGTGCTTCTATATCT GTGCAAGAGATGGCTGGATTTGTATACAGCCCTTTGACGGGTCGCTGGTCCTTGTCTGATGACATCAGTGTTAATTTCATTGCTTTCGGAACGAAACCAGCCAATAGGGATGAACCTCTAGATTAA